The Sorangiineae bacterium MSr11954 DNA segment GGCAAAACCAGGAGCTCGCCATGCGCACACGTCCAAGCTCGATCGTTCCGCTCTTTTTCGTGACCACCCTAGGCGTTCTGCCTGCGCTCGGCGGATGCGGCACGAGCCGGCGTGCCGCCGAGGCGAGCCCCGCGCAGTATGCCGCCTCCGAGTCGGCGTCGTCGGGCAGCAGCCGCAGCTACGAGTCCGTCGCCGCGGAGGCCCCGCCGATGTCGGCGGACGCCCCCATGCCGGCAAGCACCCCCATGCCGATGTCCGCGCCGGCCAGCAAGCCTCCGTCGCCGTCCAAGCGCACGGTGGCCGCAGCGCCCCGCGCCCCCGCGATGGCGCCCAGTCCCCCGGCGATGGCAGCCCCGCTCAGCCGCCCGATGGCCGCCGGCGCGCCAAAAGCGGAGGCGGCGATCATGCCGTCTCCCCCGCCCCCGCCGCCCGAGCCGGTGTCGAACACCGAGGATTACCGGGACTACGGCGTCAATGCCGCGACCGACCCGAAGAAGGATCGCTTCTCCACCTTTGCCATCGACGTGGACACGGCGTCGTACTCCATCAGCCGGCGCAAATTGCTCGAGGGCGGGCTGCCGCCGGTGAGCGCGGTGCGGACCGAGGAGTACTTGAACTACTTCGATTACGGCTACGACTACAAAACGAGCGCGCTCCCCTATACGATCCACATGGCCGGCGCGCCCTCGCCCTACGCCGCCGGTCATCATTATTTGCGCGTCGCCATTCAGGCCAAGCGCGTCTCCACCGCCGAGCGCCGCCCGGTGCATCTCACGTACCTGGTCGACACCAGCGGCTCGATGCAGTCCGAGGACAAGATCGAGCTGGCGAAGAAGAGCCTCAAGATCCTCACGTCGTCGCTCAAGGGCGGCGATACGATTGCGCTCTGCACCTATGCCGGCAGCGTGCGCGAGGTGCTGCCCCCCACCAGCATCGAGCAAAAAGACCGGGTCCTGCGCGCCATCGACGATCTCTCGGCCGGGGGCTCGACCGCCATGTCCAGCGGCATCGACCTCGCCTACCGGCTCGCCGAGCGCGGGCGGGTGGCGGGACACATCAACCACGTGGTGGTGCTCTCCGACGGCGACGCCAATGTGGGCGCCACGTCGCACGAGGCGATCCTGGACCAGATCGCGCGCTACAAGAACAAGGGGATCACCCTCTCCACCATCGGCTTTGGAAATGGCAACTACAAAGACACGATGATGGAGCAATTGGCCGACAAGGGGAATGGCAATTACTCCTACATCGACAGCGTGGAGCAAGCGCGCCGTGTGTTTGGCGATCAAGTGAACGGCATGCTCGAGGTGGTGGCCCGCGATATGAAAGTGCAGGTCGAGTTCT contains these protein-coding regions:
- a CDS encoding von Willebrand factor type A domain-containing protein; the encoded protein is MPSPPPPPPEPVSNTEDYRDYGVNAATDPKKDRFSTFAIDVDTASYSISRRKLLEGGLPPVSAVRTEEYLNYFDYGYDYKTSALPYTIHMAGAPSPYAAGHHYLRVAIQAKRVSTAERRPVHLTYLVDTSGSMQSEDKIELAKKSLKILTSSLKGGDTIALCTYAGSVREVLPPTSIEQKDRVLRAIDDLSAGGSTAMSSGIDLAYRLAERGRVAGHINHVVVLSDGDANVGATSHEAILDQIARYKNKGITLSTIGFGNGNYKDTMMEQLADKGNGNYSYIDSVEQARRVFGDQVNGMLEVVARDMKVQVEFSPEVVKEYRLVGYENRDVADKDFRNDHVDGGEVGAGHAVTALYDVVLKGQDRSPIVVRVRHKAPTPSPNGPDAASEHAESMNPGAIARSFDEAPRDLRFAVAVSGFAEILRRSPYAANARFSDIARIARGATTGKPEQAEFIGLVERATRLAPEGLRSASAMAK